Genomic segment of Cytobacillus suaedae:
AATAGATGAAGGTATAGGAATCGAAAAAGAAAGATTGCTACTTTTAGGCACACCCTTTTATACAACAAAGGATAGAGGCATCGGGTTAGGGCTAACTGTAAGTAATAAAATTATTCAAGAACATAATGGGTCTATGGTTATAGAGAGTGAAATAGACGAGGGTACAAGGGTAATTGTAGAACTTCCTTGTATATAAAAGAAGGCTTGGCAATTTGCCAAGCCTATTTTTTATGAAGTTGTTTTTATTTCTTTTTTGGGCATTGGTACAAATGCGAGAATAATCATTCCTACAATAAATAGAAGTACGAGGCTAAACACCCCACTATTTGTATTTCCAGTGAGCTGTGCTGTTACAGCAACGAGTAGTGGTCCCATGATCGAGGCAAACTTTCCAAAGATGTTGTAAAAGCCAAAGAACTCGTTTGACTTATGTTTAGGCACTAGTTGTGCAAAATACGAGCGACTTAGTGCTTGAATACCACCCTGTGATGTGGCAACGAGCATAGCTAGAATCCAGAAATCGAGCGTGGTTTCTAGGAAATAGGCATATATGCAGACAATTATATAAATAAATATCCCGACATAAAGCATGATTTTTCCAGTGAACCTTTCTGCAAGTCTACCATATAAAATCGCAAAGGGTGCAGCTACTACCTGTGTAACAAAAAGAATAATAAGTAGATTTGTAGAAGTAATCCCTAAATCAGAGCCATAAGCAGTCGACATTGTAATAATGGTGTGTACGCCATCGATATAAAAGAAGTAAGCAAGTAAAAATAGGAATAGTGCGCGATATTTGCGTATCTCCTTGAATGTTTGATTGATTCGTTTAAAACTGTTAATTACCGGGTTTGGTTCTCGTTCAATATAATAGCGCTGATGAACATTTTTGAGTAAGGGAATGGTAAATACTCCCCACCATATAGCTGTAATTAGAAAAGCAATTTTACTTGCCGTTGTTGTAGATATAGGAATGATACCTGTTTGTGAAAGGATGATAATTGCAATACTAATGATGAATGGAATGGTACTCCCGATATAGCCAAAACTAAAGCCGCGAGCTGACACTCTGTTCATGCGTTCCTCAGTTGAGACGTCTACAAGAAATGCATCGTAAAATACATTAGCCCCTGCAGAGCCAATTGCAGTTACTGTATAACAGATTAATAAAAGCAGCCATTGATCACTTGGGATAAAGGCAAGAAATGCAGTAGATGATATTCCTAGAATAAAAAAGAAAGTAAAGAATCGTTTCTTTAATCCTTGATAGTCTGCAATTGTTCCTAAAATAGGCGAAAGCATGGCTAAAATAAATGTAGCGATGGCAATTGTATAACCTAAATAGGCAGTAGAGTTAGCTGCACTAACCCCGACATTTGTTGCTGCAGCTTTATAAAAAAGTGGAAAAACAGCGGTAGAGATAATTATTGAATAGGCAGAATTAGCCCAGTCATAAAACACCCAGCTATTTTCTTCTTTGGTGAGCCGTTTCATCCCTTACACCTCCCTAGTAAATTATTTATATGTCCTATTGTACTAGAAAAGCATCTGTAAGCTATTAGAATTTTTAAAAATTTTACGTTTTCTTTACAAATTAAGTTTTGAACACAAAAAATCTGAACAACGTTAGTTGAACAGATTATTTAGTATTTTACTTTGACCGTTCCTCTTCGCTGCAGGCACTTGCTTTCCGCGGGGAGGGATGCGAGCCTCCTCGGTGCTTTGCACCTGTGGGGTCTCGCACTTCCCTCTACTCCCGCAGGAGTCAAGTGCCTTCCGCTCCGATCCACTCTACTGGCTAAACATTTATAAACAACACCTAAGAAAAAAACTAAACTTAATCTCGTGTAAAAAAGTCAAATCCAAGTGCAGTAGCTACACCGAAGACGAGGGTCCAAAGTCCGATGCTGATTGTTAACCAAAGTATCGTCCATTTTTTTTCTGCACCTAGAGACATTCCTATGAAAGCTGCGATATGTGTTCCAATCAGAATGGGTCCTAATAGTGCAAGGCCAGGTAGTCCGTATTTATTCCAAATGGCCTTAGCACGTTCACTTCGTTTTGAAGGTGCTGTGCCTAATTTGTCGGCGCGTTTTTGATACCATTGTCTTACCTTTTCAAAACCTATAATGACAGGGATGACGGTCGCCATATTTCCAACAAATGCGACTACCATAACCCAAAAAGGTGAAAGACCTCTAATAATACCTAAAGGAATAACAAGTGCAATTTCAAGCCAAGGAATAGCAGCTCCTAAAAAAACTAACGCATATTCATAAATCATTCCATATCCTCCTTATTAGCCAATAGCTAAGTATGGACAAATAGATTAAGAAAGTAGTGAGAATCTACAACCATAAAGGATATTGTATACCTTAAAGAACATCTTGTGAAGCATCAAGGAATTCCAATTCAGCTATCGTGTAACGTATTACCGCATCGGGGGCCTGACCCCCGATGCGGTGATGTGTTAAAGGGAGGGGTTCCTATCACTTATGAAGTAATCTTTTGGTAACATTTCTTATTAGTTTTGGTAAAACATCGAAAGTATAGGGTTTATAGACTCTCTCTGTCCATTGGTGTCCACCTTTTCCGTATACACCCAGGTTGATAGATGGAATGTCTAGTTCCTTCATCTCTTTTAAAGGCAAATGGAATAATTGGTCCATTGCAGGAAAGTTATTTTTAATTGATAAAATATCTTCTTCTGAACCGTTGTAGGATAGAAAGCTCCCATCTGATAGAAAAGGAAAGTATTTTTTTATTGTAAACTGTACCTCTTTGTACTCAGCTTGCTCTAATTCAGCACGAACAGAATGATAAATAAACTCACCCTTTTGATCAGCTTCCTTTAAAAAGTTGGATGGTAAAAAGGGAGGTGCAAAGAATAAAATCACTCTTGGTTTCTTTTCAGGGTCTAGCAAATGAAGCGCTTCTACGATCTTAAAAGCAAGCATTCGATCATCATGAATTTCATGTTTAAACTTCTTCAATGTTTCTGAAATAACTTTATTAGGGGATAAGTTAAGACCATCAAGGTAGTTAATATAGTCCTCTAACTTAAGCACTTCCAACTTCCACTCTAAATCTCTCTTAGGTAAATCCGTCATGTCACAAAATTCATGATAAGCCCTTTTCTTAGTATTCTCAAAATTATTACAAACGTCTACTGCTACCGAGTACATTTCATCGAGAACCTGTTTCGGAGTTTTTGTATAAACGAAATAATTAAAGTAAAGTTTAGAGCTTACAGCTGTTTGGACATCATAGCTTTTTTTATCATCCCTCATATACAAGCAGGTAGGTGGGAGAATAACCTCTCCTTGAATCTTTTCTGAAAACTCGAGATTCTGACCTATTCTTAGATTTAATTCAGATGCTATAAGAGTAGGATCAATGGCAGCAAGATTATCACCGACATGTGCCTCTCTTCCGAAAATGTGAAAACAAGGAAGGAGCTTTCCAGCAACACCTGTATAAATATATTTCGTGGTATCGCCATCATAAAGTGGCGAAATAAAATCATTATTTATCGCAGCAACATATTCTAATGAATGTTCAGCCTGTAATTTCTTTAATTCTAATAGGGATGTTCGAATGCCAGTATGTTGATTCTCTTCATCAGGATTGAACATAATAAGTAGATTGCCATTCAGCTCCTCAGGGTGTTCAGAAAAATAAAGGAGATTCGCTAGATGTACAGCGATTCCACTTTGCATATCAAGTGCTCCTCTTCCAAATAACCATTCTCCCGATAAGGCATCTGTCTTTACTTCTTTATCACCTTCATAGCTAGTGAAGAAATCCTGCAACGCAGCGGGGTCATGTGCAATAGACTGCAAACCACCAAAATCTTCAGTTCCCACTGTATCTAGATGTGCATGGTAGATGATGGTCCGACTTGAATCGTTTTTCCCCTTTATAAAAGCAAACACGTTTTTTCGATTTAATGTATCGTTCTCAATATCAACTGACCAAGCAAACTTTTTATGAGTACTGAAGTATGGAAATGATTGAAGTATTTCTAAAATAAAATCTGCCTTATCACGCTCACCAGCGGTGCTATTATAACTTTTCATTTTTACTAATTCCCTGGTTAACAACTCAACCTGTTCATCTGTTTTTAAACCTTTTAGACTCGAATACATAGTATAATTCCCCTTGCGCTATATTTACTTCAGTATAAAAGTAAAGAAGGGTTGGAAGCAAATGGTCTGGAATAGTAGTGACATAAAAAGCCCTACTTAATTTTAAGTAGGGACAAGTTTATAATCGGACCATAACAGACGTGCCATCTTTTAATTTTATATCTACTAATACTAAGCCTCTATGGTATTTAAGTTCTTTAACTATTTGCTTCAAATATGGTTTTATGAATTTTGGCTGATCTGAGTTGATGGTGTATTTCGTGTGCTGGTTTATCTGCTTACTTACTTTTCTCCATACCCACTCTGAAGAAAGTATTGAACCGGAAGCACGTAAAACAGTCAAAGGAACTGGAATCGTGAAGGAATGGTTCTTATCCGTTTTTACCTTTACTTTAATCATTTTCTACTCTATAAAAATAGCGACAGTGTCACCGTTTCCAGATTTGATATCAACGATTTGACCATCCATTTCACTATCAATTGCTTCAATAATTAAATCAATATTGATATCTTCAACGTATTTCTTTGAATCCGGTATACTTGAAGCAATACTATGGCCTGCTTTAAGAACTGCTTTTACAAGTCTAATAGGCAAGTTAATGTTTACATTGTCATTGTCTTTAGAAACCACTCGTATTTTTAATGTTTTATCTAAATAGGCAGTATTTTTTACTGGTCTTTGCATTTCTTGTTTATCTTGTAGTAATTGGATAAGTTCTGCTCCCTTATCTGAGTTGATTTTTCCTTCTTGAACCATCGTTAGCACCTTTGAAATTTCTTCTCTCATACAATCAACCTCCAATTATTCTTTTAATAATTTTATTGCTTCCTCTGGAGTGATCTCTCCGTTTTCTAACATAGTAAGAATCTTCTTTTCATCTTGATCACCTTTCTTGGGTGTTTCGTAACCTAATGAACTGATTATGTCGTTAAGCTTTCCGCGGACAGTGGGGTATGAAATTCCCAACTCTTTTTCAACTTCCTTAATATTTCCTCTACAAGTAAGAAAGGTTTCAACAAAATGAAGTTGATCTTGTGAAAGTAAAGATATCTTTGATAACTCAAAGTCATTTTCCACTGTTGTGTGGCAATGAGAGCATTGTAACTTCTTTACCTTCATGGTTTTGCTACATACAGGGCAATTTGAAATAACAGGATAAGCCAATTTTTAACCAAATCCTTCCTTTTGTTTGATTGAATTATATAACCTTTAATTCAATAAGTAAATATATACTTTGAATAATTTTATAAAAAATAATAATTTTATTAATTGTTTTAAGTTGGATATTAATAATTTGTTATTCCTTTCATTTTTTTATTAATTAGACATTTACGTAATGTAAAAACAAGAAAGTATTCGCAACATTCTGTGTTAGAATGGGAATATATGTGAGTGAAATACAGGTTACATACCAATCCATTGAGGTTTTAGAACTAGTGGGATTGGAAATGCTTAGGGTAGATTGCCAAGCTAAGAAAAATACGCCTTAGGTCTTAGCATGTTTTACGTTTAAGGTCTATGGAGTTATATGGAATGGTTGTATATCGTTAGAGATGTAAAAGATGATGGATATTTCCACAGAGATGAAACCATCCTCCCCTTACATTCGTATAGATTAATAAGTGAAAAAGTCAGGAGTCGATTAACAATGAACTCATTTGTGGCATTTCTAGGTAAAATTACGATAACTATTCCAACAACGATTATTGTGTGGCTTGTAAGCTTTTTTGGATTTGATCAAACGTTTGCGGCGTCATCAGCCATTTCGATTATTGGCGGTGCACTCGTATTCTGGTTAATGTCAATCTATCTAAAGTCTAGGGTTTTAAACAAACATAGACTTTCGAAAAAAGAGTATCGATATATTATGAAGAATTTAGAAGAAGCAAAACCGAAGATCCATAGGCTAAATAAGGCACTTATGTCAATAAAACATATCCCTTCGATTAAACAACGACTTGAGTTTGTTCGTGTCACGAGGAAATTGTATAGTTTGCCTAAAAAGGAACCTAAAAGATTCTACAAGGCGGAACGTTTTTTCTTCTCTCATTTAGATTCAGCTGTCGAGCTTGCAGAAAAATATGTTTTTCTTGCAAATCAACCTAAACGAACAAAAGAGCTTGAGCTCTCACTATATGATACTAGACGCACTTTAGAGGATCTTCAAAAATCAATAGAGAAAGATTTATATCATGTCATTTCAGATGATATTGATCAATTGAACTTTGAGATTAACGTAGCGAAACAATCAATTAAAAGAGACGATGAGGATTCAAAATTTCTAGATGAAAGCAGGAGATTAAAATGACCGAAAATCAACCCAATCCATCCCTGTTAAAAAAGACCGGTAATGCAAATTTAATGGATGACCTTCTTGCAAATCCATTTGGGGAAGTTAACAATACTGCACAACCTACGATTGAAGTAAGAGAAAATAAACAAGTAAAACTGATTGACGTTATACCAGAAGAGAATAGAGCAAAGGCCTATCAATTAGCTGAACAAATAGATCCCACGAATCATCAAGCAATGATTTCCTATGGGACACCTGCACAATCCAAGCTTTTATCGTTTTCACATAGCATGCTTGATCATGTTCAGAAAAAAGATGCGGGTGAAGTTGGAGATATCATTAATGAACTAATGAAAAAGCTACATGATGTAAATCCTGACGAGTTGAAAACGGAAAAGCCATCCTTACTATCAAGAGTTTTTGGAAAAGTAACTAGTTCTGTTCAAGAGGTACTTTCAAAATATCAAAAAACAGGTGCTCAAATTGATCGAATTAGTGTCAAATTGGAGCATAGTAAAAATGGTTTAATGGCTGATATTGCTATGCTTGAAAAACTCTATGAGGTTAATAAGGAGTATTTTGATACATTAAATATTTACATTGCAGCAGGTGAAATAAAGTTAGAAGAACTAAATGAAAAAACAATTCCGGCGCTAAAAAAAGAAGCCCAAAATTCAAGTGATCAAATGAAATTCCAAGAAGTAAATGATATGACTCAGTTTGCTGACAGGTTAGATAAACGTGTACATGACTTAAAACTAAGTAGAGAAATAACGATTCAAAGTGCGCCACAAATTCGTCTAATTCAAAACACAAATCAGGCGCTCGTGGAAAAAATACAATCGTCCATTATGACAGCGATTCCACTTTGGAAAAATCAAATTGCCATTGCACTGACTCTTATCAGACAAAGGAAAGCTGTTGAAGCACAGAAACAAGTATCAAAAACAACTAATGAACTTCTATTAAAAAATGCAGAGATGCTAAAGTCTAATACAATTGAAACCGCCAGAGAAAATGAACGTGGACTAGTTGATATTGAGACTTTAAAGAAAACACAGGCTAATTTAATATCAACCCTAGAAGAAACATTACGGATTCAAGAAGAAGGCAGAAACAAGCGTCGTCAGGCAGAGCATGAGCTCGCAACGATGGACAGAGAATTAAGACAGAAATTGCTAGACATTAAAGAAGGGTAAACAAAAACCTACTATCAGGTGGAGAGTCTTCCATTTGGTAGTAGGTTTTTTGTATATTGGGACATCTTTACTTCAGGAAATTAATATATTCAAAGTAGAGTGGAAGGTTTAACTTCGAGGGGGGATTCTCATTACTACTAGAACCGCATTATTAACAGGTAGTGCATCAGGGCTTGGCAAGCGAACGGCAATTGAACTAGCTCAAAAAGGGATAAACACTGTTATTAATTATCGGAATAGTGAAAAGGAAGCGATTGAACTAAGTCTACAAATTAAAGAGAACTTTGGAGTAGAATGCTCAGTGATTCAGGGAGACATTGCTTCGGTAAGTGACTGTAAAAAAATTATCCAACATTGTATGGAAGAACATAATCATATCGATATTCTAATTAACAATGCTGGTCCGTATGTACACGAACGGAAAAACCTGATAGATTATGACGTGGATGAATGGAAATATATAATAGATGGAAATCTTAATGGAGTATTTTATCTACTAAAATACTTCGTACCCAAAATGCGAGAGAAGAAGTGGGGTAGAGTCATTAATTTTGGCTTCGACCGTGCTGACACAGCCCCAGGTTGGATCTACCGTTCTGCCTTCGCTGCAGCAAAAGTAGGACTTGTATCACTAACAAAAACAGTCGCGCTAGAAGAAGCAAAATACGGTATTACGGCAAACATGGTATCCCCCGGAGAAATCATCGGCTCTTGGAAAGAAGCGAACATCCTTGATGCCCTAGGCACAAAGGATGAAAACACCCCAATCGGCCGACCAGGCACAGGAGAAGACATCGCCAG
This window contains:
- a CDS encoding MFS transporter: MKRLTKEENSWVFYDWANSAYSIIISTAVFPLFYKAAATNVGVSAANSTAYLGYTIAIATFILAMLSPILGTIADYQGLKKRFFTFFFILGISSTAFLAFIPSDQWLLLLICYTVTAIGSAGANVFYDAFLVDVSTEERMNRVSARGFSFGYIGSTIPFIISIAIIILSQTGIIPISTTTASKIAFLITAIWWGVFTIPLLKNVHQRYYIEREPNPVINSFKRINQTFKEIRKYRALFLFLLAYFFYIDGVHTIITMSTAYGSDLGITSTNLLIILFVTQVVAAPFAILYGRLAERFTGKIMLYVGIFIYIIVCIYAYFLETTLDFWILAMLVATSQGGIQALSRSYFAQLVPKHKSNEFFGFYNIFGKFASIMGPLLVAVTAQLTGNTNSGVFSLVLLFIVGMIILAFVPMPKKEIKTTS
- a CDS encoding small multi-drug export protein, whose amino-acid sequence is MIYEYALVFLGAAIPWLEIALVIPLGIIRGLSPFWVMVVAFVGNMATVIPVIIGFEKVRQWYQKRADKLGTAPSKRSERAKAIWNKYGLPGLALLGPILIGTHIAAFIGMSLGAEKKWTILWLTISIGLWTLVFGVATALGFDFFTRD
- a CDS encoding M20/M25/M40 family metallo-hydrolase, which codes for MYSSLKGLKTDEQVELLTRELVKMKSYNSTAGERDKADFILEILQSFPYFSTHKKFAWSVDIENDTLNRKNVFAFIKGKNDSSRTIIYHAHLDTVGTEDFGGLQSIAHDPAALQDFFTSYEGDKEVKTDALSGEWLFGRGALDMQSGIAVHLANLLYFSEHPEELNGNLLIMFNPDEENQHTGIRTSLLELKKLQAEHSLEYVAAINNDFISPLYDGDTTKYIYTGVAGKLLPCFHIFGREAHVGDNLAAIDPTLIASELNLRIGQNLEFSEKIQGEVILPPTCLYMRDDKKSYDVQTAVSSKLYFNYFVYTKTPKQVLDEMYSVAVDVCNNFENTKKRAYHEFCDMTDLPKRDLEWKLEVLKLEDYINYLDGLNLSPNKVISETLKKFKHEIHDDRMLAFKIVEALHLLDPEKKPRVILFFAPPFLPSNFLKEADQKGEFIYHSVRAELEQAEYKEVQFTIKKYFPFLSDGSFLSYNGSEEDILSIKNNFPAMDQLFHLPLKEMKELDIPSINLGVYGKGGHQWTERVYKPYTFDVLPKLIRNVTKRLLHK
- a CDS encoding DUF2089 domain-containing protein; this encodes MAYPVISNCPVCSKTMKVKKLQCSHCHTTVENDFELSKISLLSQDQLHFVETFLTCRGNIKEVEKELGISYPTVRGKLNDIISSLGYETPKKGDQDEKKILTMLENGEITPEEAIKLLKE
- a CDS encoding 5-bromo-4-chloroindolyl phosphate hydrolysis family protein; its protein translation is MNSFVAFLGKITITIPTTIIVWLVSFFGFDQTFAASSAISIIGGALVFWLMSIYLKSRVLNKHRLSKKEYRYIMKNLEEAKPKIHRLNKALMSIKHIPSIKQRLEFVRVTRKLYSLPKKEPKRFYKAERFFFSHLDSAVELAEKYVFLANQPKRTKELELSLYDTRRTLEDLQKSIEKDLYHVISDDIDQLNFEINVAKQSIKRDDEDSKFLDESRRLK
- a CDS encoding toxic anion resistance protein, producing the protein MTENQPNPSLLKKTGNANLMDDLLANPFGEVNNTAQPTIEVRENKQVKLIDVIPEENRAKAYQLAEQIDPTNHQAMISYGTPAQSKLLSFSHSMLDHVQKKDAGEVGDIINELMKKLHDVNPDELKTEKPSLLSRVFGKVTSSVQEVLSKYQKTGAQIDRISVKLEHSKNGLMADIAMLEKLYEVNKEYFDTLNIYIAAGEIKLEELNEKTIPALKKEAQNSSDQMKFQEVNDMTQFADRLDKRVHDLKLSREITIQSAPQIRLIQNTNQALVEKIQSSIMTAIPLWKNQIAIALTLIRQRKAVEAQKQVSKTTNELLLKNAEMLKSNTIETARENERGLVDIETLKKTQANLISTLEETLRIQEEGRNKRRQAEHELATMDRELRQKLLDIKEG
- a CDS encoding SDR family oxidoreductase; the encoded protein is MTTRTALLTGSASGLGKRTAIELAQKGINTVINYRNSEKEAIELSLQIKENFGVECSVIQGDIASVSDCKKIIQHCMEEHNHIDILINNAGPYVHERKNLIDYDVDEWKYIIDGNLNGVFYLLKYFVPKMREKKWGRVINFGFDRADTAPGWIYRSAFAAAKVGLVSLTKTVALEEAKYGITANMVSPGEIIGSWKEANILDALGTKDENTPIGRPGTGEDIARTISFLCDENSDFITGSVIPITGGKDVLSKRIFL